The proteins below are encoded in one region of Sphingobacterium sp. R2:
- a CDS encoding NDP-sugar synthase, with protein MLRNEMYSKKPILVILAAGMASRYGSAKQVECFGPFGEKIIDYSIYDAIKAGFGKVVFVIREEFLEVMKTNVGDKLPDSVEVAYAYQDFDLKKFGVDRVVERQKPWGTGHAVMSAEHEVDRPFCVINADDFYGYDAFQKMAAFLQHQANDTEMALVGFEVGNTLSDFGYVSRGVCEVNATNHLQSVTERTNIYRKDSDIVYAQEEKETVLPGNTRVSMNFWGFTPKIFEVARALFPDFVEQNHENPKAEFFIPDLPDYMVKQGIANFSVLPTDAKWFGVTYKEDKDQVQQSIHQLIERGNYPQRLWPEKKVVDESIYLDF; from the coding sequence ATGCTAAGAAATGAAATGTATTCCAAGAAGCCAATTTTAGTCATCTTGGCTGCCGGGATGGCCAGCCGCTATGGTTCGGCAAAACAGGTAGAGTGCTTTGGCCCCTTTGGTGAAAAAATTATCGATTATTCAATTTATGATGCTATAAAGGCTGGCTTCGGAAAAGTCGTTTTTGTGATTCGGGAGGAGTTTTTGGAGGTAATGAAAACCAATGTAGGGGATAAGCTGCCAGACTCCGTTGAAGTTGCCTACGCCTATCAGGATTTTGACTTGAAAAAATTTGGTGTGGATCGCGTCGTCGAACGTCAAAAGCCTTGGGGAACAGGACATGCTGTAATGAGTGCCGAGCACGAAGTGGATAGGCCATTTTGTGTGATCAATGCGGATGACTTTTACGGCTATGATGCCTTTCAGAAAATGGCTGCTTTTTTACAGCATCAAGCCAATGATACGGAAATGGCATTGGTTGGATTTGAGGTTGGGAATACCCTTTCTGACTTTGGCTATGTCTCGCGTGGTGTATGTGAAGTAAATGCTACGAATCATTTACAAAGCGTCACGGAAAGAACGAACATTTATCGAAAAGACAGCGATATCGTCTATGCGCAGGAAGAGAAAGAAACTGTATTACCTGGCAATACTCGGGTGTCGATGAATTTTTGGGGATTTACGCCTAAAATATTTGAAGTTGCACGCGCATTATTTCCTGATTTTGTGGAGCAAAATCACGAGAACCCAAAAGCGGAATTCTTTATCCCTGATTTGCCGGATTATATGGTAAAACAAGGCATTGCAAACTTTTCTGTACTTCCAACCGATGCGAAGTGGTTTGGCGTGACGTATAAGGAAGATAAGGATCAGGTTCAGCAAAGTATTCATCAATTAATTGAGCGAGGGAACTATCCGCAACGCTTATGGCCCGAGAAGAAGGTGGTTGATGAAAGCATTTATTTAGATTTTTAA
- the gldN gene encoding gliding motility protein GldN — MKKEIILIAAMAFGIGSLFAQQETTIDTVPAQQRMLQTGASTPIPAGEVIQDTIPLEDGFYQANSMEDAVPFAYPEVNKKNIRFYKRVWRDIDLKDEKNNLLAVPGNSLIEVIMKAIEKGKLSLYSPDDDSFKGRLSAQEGMARFADSVLVPIFDGEGNQIDSKMALNEFDPARVTKFRVKEDIFFDKQRSRLETRIIGVAPLMNITTSAELAESVGATPAFWLYFPQLRYSLIQVDISDPDKGLYDMTMDDFFVQNKFASTIVRESSPGMLQNLKDTENGGQQLDGKKVEEKLDAYKKKLWSNPKGVKAEELEGNKAEGKTTEEKL, encoded by the coding sequence ATGAAAAAAGAAATAATATTGATAGCGGCGATGGCTTTTGGAATTGGGTCATTGTTTGCGCAACAAGAAACCACAATAGATACTGTGCCTGCGCAGCAGCGGATGTTGCAAACGGGTGCCTCGACGCCTATCCCTGCGGGGGAGGTAATCCAGGATACTATTCCTTTAGAGGATGGCTTTTATCAGGCGAATAGTATGGAGGATGCAGTACCGTTTGCGTACCCTGAGGTGAATAAGAAGAATATCCGTTTTTACAAACGTGTATGGCGCGATATTGACCTTAAGGATGAAAAGAATAATCTATTGGCCGTACCGGGCAACTCATTGATTGAGGTGATCATGAAAGCCATTGAAAAAGGAAAATTGTCACTTTACAGTCCGGATGATGATTCGTTCAAAGGGAGATTAAGTGCGCAAGAGGGGATGGCTCGATTTGCGGATAGTGTACTTGTCCCAATTTTTGATGGTGAGGGTAATCAGATTGATTCCAAAATGGCACTGAATGAGTTTGATCCGGCTCGTGTGACTAAATTTAGAGTAAAGGAGGATATTTTCTTTGATAAGCAACGTAGCCGATTAGAGACACGCATTATTGGTGTGGCACCCTTAATGAATATCACCACTTCAGCAGAATTAGCAGAATCTGTGGGGGCAACGCCAGCATTCTGGTTGTATTTTCCGCAATTGCGTTATAGCTTGATACAGGTCGATATTTCTGATCCGGATAAAGGGCTATATGATATGACCATGGACGATTTCTTTGTACAGAACAAATTTGCAAGTACAATCGTGAGGGAATCATCGCCTGGTATGTTGCAAAATCTGAAAGATACGGAAAATGGGGGGCAGCAGCTGGACGGTAAAAAAGTGGAGGAGAAGCTGGATGCCTATAAAAAGAAACTATGGAGCAATCCGAAAGGCGTAAAGGCGGAGGAGCTTGAGGGAAATAAGGCTGAAGGAAAAACGACAGAAGAGAAACTGTAA
- a CDS encoding polysaccharide biosynthesis protein encodes MSNLWREGLSVNKPRWVILLIDMIIVVVSFLASYVLIFKHRGGVEPDALRIQLILVSTIYLICFLLLGTFKGVIHKTGLRELQRMVFAIGLGYFSSVLVCKLLEWTQPSFLHEAFPFSDTQLLFHALIAGFGMTFSRVLYRALYHELMWGGKDNRIPVILFGAGNMGNTTFHFIHTTSRTKYRIVAIMDDNPHRIGNRIQGFRIHDINKLDKEFVNRHGNAAELIVAIDNRSPERLSNVFRLAEPIPLVVKIIPDTARLLAGEVATRQIRSLRIEDLLGRKAIDLNNPSIAAEMKDQIVLVTGGAGSIGGELVRQLAHTDLKQLIVVDQAESALYDIQQELSASANFERCVFMVGNVRDALFMETLFQVYRPTYVFHAAAYKHVPLMEANPYESILTNVWGSYNVAQLADKYGVSKFVMVSTDKAVNPTNVMGATKRVAEIAISTVNSNSKTNFIITRFGNVLGSNGSVIPLFEKQMLKGGPLTITDPNITRYFMTIPEACQLVQEAAVMGKGGEIFVFDMGEPVKIIDLAKQMIRLKGYNYPEDIDIKFVGLRPGEKIFEELLANGENTEKTYHEKIMIAKVNTPDLDVQKARVEQLCALAKTADPNTDKMKLVQLVKDIVPEYRSQNSVFETLDK; translated from the coding sequence ATGAGTAATTTATGGAGGGAGGGCTTGTCCGTTAACAAGCCACGTTGGGTCATTCTTTTGATAGATATGATCATAGTAGTGGTATCCTTTCTTGCCAGCTATGTGCTCATCTTCAAACATAGGGGCGGCGTTGAGCCGGATGCGTTGCGCATACAACTCATTTTGGTCTCTACCATTTATCTGATCTGCTTTCTTTTACTGGGAACATTTAAGGGGGTTATACATAAAACCGGTCTCCGCGAATTACAACGGATGGTGTTTGCAATTGGACTGGGCTATTTTTCTTCTGTCCTTGTATGTAAGCTACTGGAATGGACGCAGCCTTCTTTCTTGCATGAAGCCTTTCCTTTCTCTGATACCCAGCTGCTTTTTCATGCGCTGATAGCGGGATTTGGAATGACGTTTAGCCGCGTGCTTTACCGGGCATTGTACCATGAGCTGATGTGGGGAGGTAAAGATAATCGTATTCCCGTAATCCTTTTTGGCGCCGGAAATATGGGCAATACCACCTTTCACTTTATCCATACAACATCACGTACCAAATATCGCATTGTGGCCATTATGGACGATAATCCGCATCGTATCGGCAACCGTATTCAAGGGTTTAGAATCCACGATATCAATAAATTGGATAAAGAGTTCGTCAATCGGCATGGGAATGCTGCTGAACTGATTGTTGCTATCGACAATCGCTCGCCTGAGCGCTTAAGTAACGTTTTTAGGCTGGCGGAGCCGATTCCATTAGTCGTCAAAATTATTCCGGATACGGCACGTCTGTTGGCAGGAGAGGTGGCAACCCGCCAGATCCGAAGCTTGCGCATCGAAGATCTACTGGGTCGAAAGGCAATCGATCTGAACAACCCGTCCATTGCGGCAGAGATGAAGGATCAAATTGTATTGGTAACGGGCGGTGCGGGTTCAATTGGTGGTGAACTGGTGCGACAGCTTGCACATACGGATCTCAAACAGCTGATCGTTGTGGACCAGGCAGAATCTGCGCTGTATGATATTCAGCAGGAGCTGAGCGCATCGGCAAATTTTGAGCGCTGTGTGTTTATGGTAGGTAATGTCAGGGATGCGCTATTTATGGAGACGCTGTTCCAGGTTTACCGGCCGACCTATGTCTTTCATGCTGCAGCATATAAACATGTGCCGCTGATGGAGGCCAATCCTTACGAATCGATTCTAACAAATGTATGGGGCTCTTATAATGTGGCACAATTGGCGGATAAGTATGGTGTATCTAAATTTGTGATGGTGTCTACGGATAAAGCCGTGAATCCGACAAATGTGATGGGAGCAACAAAACGTGTGGCTGAAATTGCGATATCTACCGTCAATAGCAACTCCAAAACGAACTTCATCATCACGCGCTTTGGCAATGTATTGGGATCTAACGGTTCGGTCATCCCACTATTTGAAAAGCAGATGCTCAAAGGGGGACCGCTCACCATTACCGATCCAAATATTACCCGTTATTTTATGACCATACCTGAAGCCTGTCAATTGGTGCAGGAAGCCGCAGTAATGGGTAAAGGTGGGGAAATATTTGTCTTTGATATGGGTGAGCCGGTCAAGATCATAGATCTGGCCAAACAGATGATCCGTTTGAAGGGCTACAACTACCCTGAGGATATTGATATTAAGTTTGTCGGTCTGCGCCCGGGCGAGAAAATTTTTGAGGAGCTGCTGGCGAATGGCGAAAACACCGAGAAGACCTATCACGAAAAGATCATGATCGCAAAAGTGAATACACCGGATCTGGACGTACAAAAAGCGAGAGTAGAGCAATTGTGTGCGCTGGCAAAAACAGCTGATCCGAATACCGATAAGATGAAATTGGTGCAGCTGGTGAAAGATATCGTGCCGGAATACCGCTCTCAGAACTCTGTTTTTGAAACATTGGACAAATAG
- a CDS encoding helix-turn-helix domain-containing protein has translation MKNIGKAFRLLRIQKGWEQKEFAKKLNLSTPAVSKIETGVTTITLSRLNQIASVFNLTTVQLLAQHVLPQRNKGKVKERDECAEILKKIRQREEEIMQIQTKIIQLYEELYKKDTV, from the coding sequence ATGAAAAACATAGGGAAGGCATTTAGATTACTTCGGATACAAAAAGGCTGGGAACAAAAAGAATTTGCCAAAAAATTGAACTTATCTACTCCCGCTGTTTCAAAGATCGAAACAGGCGTTACCACGATTACGCTCTCTCGCTTAAATCAAATCGCAAGCGTATTTAATTTGACAACTGTACAGTTATTAGCTCAACATGTATTGCCTCAACGGAACAAAGGTAAAGTAAAAGAAAGAGATGAGTGTGCTGAAATTTTAAAAAAAATACGACAACGTGAAGAAGAAATCATGCAAATTCAGACGAAGATTATTCAACTCTATGAGGAACTTTACAAAAAAGATACTGTTTAA
- a CDS encoding nucleotidyltransferase family protein → MGEGKLSLTSPLSDNDWNTMLKYANNHTVEGIIYDSFEFLNEDQLPPASLRLKWAVRVDQIERHNAKMNTVIAEQFSLFTQNGIRPILQKGQGVASYYRIPTHRISGDVDWCFEEEDYSQARNYLKENHPDFEDTAGFSLHYYWKNIHIEHHKKLFDIRSPLKKRYLRKIANKYSDRYEKLLIHNIPVNLLASEMQLLQVNSHILKHLLGFGIGLRQFCDSARLYFAHAETIDSIALKQIYKKAGILKWTHLLHKILVDYIGLPKSYIPFHYPEDLNISWMINEIWYAGSFGYNDERFKGGKTISTISVQPKASKRLLLNFLRYFKYAPQEAIAFPIIQAYSKFLGKESD, encoded by the coding sequence TTGGGGGAAGGGAAGCTTTCGCTCACTAGCCCTTTGTCGGACAACGATTGGAATACTATGTTAAAATATGCGAATAATCACACTGTTGAAGGAATTATCTATGACAGTTTCGAATTTTTAAACGAAGATCAATTACCGCCAGCATCTCTACGTTTAAAATGGGCTGTCCGTGTGGACCAGATTGAACGTCATAATGCAAAGATGAATACAGTAATTGCCGAACAGTTTTCATTGTTTACGCAAAATGGCATACGACCAATTTTACAAAAAGGACAGGGTGTCGCATCCTATTACCGCATTCCTACGCATCGCATCAGCGGCGATGTTGATTGGTGTTTTGAAGAAGAAGATTATAGTCAAGCAAGAAATTACCTCAAAGAAAACCATCCTGATTTTGAGGATACAGCAGGCTTCAGCCTCCACTATTATTGGAAAAATATTCACATTGAGCATCACAAAAAGCTTTTTGATATACGCAGCCCATTAAAAAAAAGATATTTAAGAAAAATTGCCAATAAATATAGCGATAGATATGAAAAATTATTAATTCACAACATACCAGTCAATTTACTCGCATCCGAAATGCAACTACTGCAAGTAAATTCTCATATTTTAAAGCATTTATTAGGATTTGGAATTGGACTAAGGCAATTTTGCGATTCCGCTCGACTCTATTTCGCTCATGCAGAAACAATTGATTCAATTGCTTTAAAACAGATTTATAAAAAGGCTGGAATTTTGAAATGGACACATTTATTACATAAAATTTTGGTTGATTATATTGGACTACCAAAATCTTATATTCCTTTTCACTATCCCGAAGATCTAAATATCAGCTGGATGATCAATGAAATCTGGTATGCTGGAAGTTTTGGTTATAATGATGAAAGATTTAAAGGGGGAAAGACAATCTCGACAATTTCGGTTCAACCTAAAGCTTCAAAGCGCCTTTTGTTAAACTTCCTCCGCTATTTTAAATATGCTCCACAGGAAGCTATCGCATTTCCCATTATTCAAGCCTACTCCAAGTTTCTAGGAAAAGAAAGTGATTAA